The Salvelinus namaycush isolate Seneca chromosome 1, SaNama_1.0, whole genome shotgun sequence genome has a window encoding:
- the LOC120054308 gene encoding ubiquitin-conjugating enzyme E2 G1-like — translation MTEQSALLLRKQLAELNKNPVEGFSAGLIDDDDIYKWEVVIIGPQDTLFEGGFFKAYLTFPYDYPLRPPKLKFITEIWHPNVAKNGDVCISILHEPGEDKFGYEKPEERWLPIHTVETIMISVISMLADPNSESPANVDAAKEWREDPNGEFKRKVACCVRKSQEMAFD, via the exons ATGACTGAACAATCAGCACTACTTCTTCGAAAGCAATTGGCAG AACTCAACAAGAACCCAGTGGAGGGCTTTTCAGCTGGCCTAATAGACGATGACGATATATACAAATGGGAGGTTGTCATCATAGGGCCACAAGACACCCTTTT CGAAGGAGGTTTTTTTAAAGCATACCTGACCTTTCCCTATGATTATCCTCTACGGCCTCCCAAGTTGAAGTTCATCACTGAAATCTGGCATCCTAATG TGGCAAAGAATGGCGATGTATGTATCTCAATTCTGCATGAGCCAGGAGAGGACAAGTTTGGCTATGAGAAGCCAGAGGAACGTTGGCTTCCTATCCACACTGTAGAGACGATTATGATCAGTGTAATCTCCATGCTGGCCGACCCAAACAGTGAATCGCCTGCTAATGTGGATGCTGCG AAAGAGTGGAGGGAGGATCCAAATGGTGAATTCAAGAGGAAGGTGGCTTGCTGTGTACGGAAAAGCCAGGAGATGGCATTTGACTAG